A single genomic interval of Longimicrobium sp. harbors:
- a CDS encoding glycosyltransferase family 9 protein, translating to MSSAELRYPAREMCVVMLTGLGDVVNTLPAVNAIRDFAPSLRVTWVAEPMPAEVLRPHPSVDEVVVFRKRDGWRGVARLGRELGRRRFDLTLNFNRYFKSVWPTILSRAPHRLGLDRTRASDGIWLAANHHVGPRPWAHPAEMALEFLDHLGVPRPPRPEYRLQITAGERREQRDYFARFGGRPVAAIIPATSMRKRDWFADRYAQVASSLERDFGFRTVLVGGPGEREQSIAREITSGAAVAPEWALGDGVRRVMWMLDACDLVISPDTGPLHIARALEVPVVGLYGQTHPWRGGPFRAYEDLWVNEYWDPGETPDYSDRTPRRDRMERITTESVLERVRHAVEHYGAGRVPRATTRPA from the coding sequence ATGAGTAGCGCGGAGCTGCGCTACCCGGCGCGAGAGATGTGCGTGGTGATGCTCACCGGACTGGGCGACGTGGTGAACACTCTTCCCGCCGTGAACGCGATCCGGGACTTCGCCCCCTCCCTGCGCGTTACCTGGGTGGCGGAGCCGATGCCGGCGGAGGTGCTGCGCCCGCATCCCTCGGTGGATGAGGTGGTGGTGTTCCGCAAGCGCGACGGGTGGCGTGGGGTGGCGAGGCTGGGGCGCGAGCTGGGGCGCCGCCGGTTCGACCTGACGCTCAATTTCAACCGCTACTTCAAGAGCGTGTGGCCCACCATCCTTTCCCGCGCGCCGCACCGGCTGGGGCTCGACCGCACACGTGCCTCGGACGGGATCTGGCTGGCGGCCAACCACCACGTGGGCCCGCGCCCCTGGGCGCACCCGGCGGAAATGGCGCTGGAGTTCCTGGACCACCTGGGGGTTCCCCGCCCGCCCCGCCCCGAGTACCGCCTGCAGATCACCGCAGGCGAGCGCAGGGAGCAGCGCGACTATTTCGCGCGCTTCGGCGGGCGCCCCGTGGCCGCCATCATCCCGGCGACCTCCATGCGCAAGCGCGACTGGTTCGCCGACCGCTACGCCCAGGTGGCGAGCTCGCTGGAGCGCGATTTCGGCTTCCGCACCGTCCTGGTGGGCGGGCCCGGCGAGCGCGAGCAGTCGATCGCGCGTGAGATCACGTCGGGCGCCGCCGTGGCGCCCGAGTGGGCGCTGGGCGACGGCGTGCGGCGCGTGATGTGGATGCTGGACGCGTGCGACCTCGTCATCTCGCCGGACACCGGGCCGCTGCACATCGCGCGGGCGCTGGAGGTGCCGGTGGTGGGGCTGTACGGGCAGACGCATCCGTGGCGCGGCGGACCCTTTCGCGCCTACGAGGATCTCTGGGTCAACGAGTACTGGGACCCGGGGGAGACGCCGGACTACAGCGACCGCACGCCGCGCCGCGATCGGATGGAGCGCATCACCACGGAATCGGTGCTCGAGCGCGTGCGGCACGCGGTGGAGCACTACGGCGCGGGCCGCGTCCCCCGCGCCACCACGCGCCCGGCGTAG